In Nitrososphaerales archaeon, the DNA window ATCTAAAAATGCACTTGTAGCTGCTTTCGCTGCACATCCATCATTGAAGATGGCAGTAGTGGTCGATGATGATATAGACCCCGCCGATCCAGAATCTGTGGAATATGCTATAGCAACTAGGTTCCAAGCAGATAGGGATCTCATAGTAATACCAAACGCGAAGGGGTCAAGCCTGGATCCATCAAGCGATCAGGAAAAGCTGCTTACTACCAAGGTAGGTATCGATGCTACTGCGACGCTGCTCAAACCAAGGGACAGATTCGAGATTGCAAATATACCGGGAAATGATAGGATTAAGATCGATGATTACTTATGTTAGAAAATTAGAGCATCGACATACATAGCAACAAACAGGAATGCAAGGTATGGACTGGAGAATTTGAATAGCATCCACGATTTCTTTTCAGTAGGTCTAGCCAACAAGCTTATGCTCATAGCAATTATTATAGCACCTAGTATGCTCGCAGCTCCAAGATAGATCCAACCAAACGTGTTCATGAAGAATGGCAGTATGCTGAACAGAACCATCATAAGTGTAGTGCCCGCAATTACACGCACAGACGTGCTCTCGCTCTTAACCACTGGCAGCATTGGCACATTGGCCCTAGCATAGTCATCCTTTATATGAAGAGCAAGGCTCCATATGTGAGTCGGTATCCACAGGAAGGCCAAACCAGCTAACACAAAGCCAAGCTCTATCATAGAGGTAGTAACTGCAACATAGCCTATGAGTGCAGGTGCTCCACCGGAGAAACCTCCAAGAACTATGCTCCATAAACTTCTTCTCTTAAGCCACTTGCTGTAAACCACAACATTATCGAATAGACCAAATATCATCAATCCCAAAGCCCAGATATTTATGAGGTAAGCAAGCACCACCGATACACCTGCCAGTATCAGTCCATAGTAAAGTGCATCCTTAGGCGATATCCTTCCGCTGGGTATCGGTCTGGATCTTGTTCGCTCCATCTTCGCGTCTATGTCACGATCGATGTAGTTCGTTAGTGTATTCGCTGCTGCAGAACCTGCCATTACCGACGTAATTACAAGTAACAAAGTCAAGGGGGAAAAGGCGATATCGTGCACGTGATACGCAATCAGTGAAGCCATGAAAGCAGTAAAGACCAAGAGGTACCAGATCTTGGGCTTGGTAACTTCCCAATAGCTTCTAACGTCAGTGCCTTTACCAGTCTTTAGCAATTTGGGTAAGTGTGACTTTGCTTGATATTTATACGTTCAAGGAGGCGATCAGTAAATCTTTTCAATAACTTGATCCTACCACTGATCAACTTGAACACATCTGAACTTAGACAGAAGATCAGGCAGGCAAGGGAGGCTGTTCAGGATGAACCAGAGCCATACAAGATTGAAGCTTTTAAGGTGATTCTCTCAAAACTTATTGAACAGCATTCCATAAGCGAGATACTGCCAGAAGGTGCTGTAAGAGTTACTGGGAGAATTCCAGACAACGTTATGCAGAAGCTGTCAGGCCTGAAGTACAAGGAGAGAATTCAGGTTCTTCTTTACTACAACAAGGGTGCTCTTACAAGGGAGGAGATAAAGGATAAGGCAAAGGAGCTTGGAGTGGACGAAGGTTGGTGGAATGGGAGTAACTTCAAAAGAGATCTTATGAAGAGAAGAAAATTGCTGGTAGAAAGCAGAGACGCTCAAGGTATTGCTAGATACAGGTTAAGCAATCTGGGCGAAGTGGCTACAAGAACGATGCTTGAAAGGCTGGTCAAAAGCTGACCTGTGTTACTTATTTTGCGATAGCCTGCACGGCAGTCGAATATTGTGGTTCCTTAACGGTTTTCTTCATCTCTACGAAAGTTTCGGTCTTTTGCACACCTTCGATCCTTCCTATTTTATCAGATATCAGCTGATGCATTTCATCCAGAGCCCTTGCAGCCACTGTAATC includes these proteins:
- a CDS encoding heme o synthase, which translates into the protein MLKTGKGTDVRSYWEVTKPKIWYLLVFTAFMASLIAYHVHDIAFSPLTLLLVITSVMAGSAAANTLTNYIDRDIDAKMERTRSRPIPSGRISPKDALYYGLILAGVSVVLAYLINIWALGLMIFGLFDNVVVYSKWLKRRSLWSIVLGGFSGGAPALIGYVAVTTSMIELGFVLAGLAFLWIPTHIWSLALHIKDDYARANVPMLPVVKSESTSVRVIAGTTLMMVLFSILPFFMNTFGWIYLGAASILGAIIIAMSISLLARPTEKKSWMLFKFSSPYLAFLFVAMYVDALIF